The genomic segment attaGAAGACAACGAAAGAGCTTTTCTTGCCAATAAATGCGCCGCCCCCATTAGCCGTCCTCATGTGCTGGAGCGATATAAATGGAACCTGTTCGAGCAGAGATCAGATTTCTAGAGCCCATATGCCATCTGATCCCGTCTTCTTCAGGATTGTGCACAGCTCGCACGACTTCCATTGAGTTAGAATAAATACCAATATTGGATAACTTTTGTTAAAATCCATATCCAAGATATAATCGTCAATTTCCATCTTTTAGTCCAATCTTGGTGTCGAATGCACCAAGCTAACGCACGCCGAACTACTCCTTGATCATCCTACACCAACCCCAACACTAGATCGATTTATGATCGTATGCAAACTCATATAAACATCCaatcttaaattaaatttgtcaTGATATTTCATTATCTTACGAACATATGAAcgtacataaaaatattttgaaaaggaGAATCATCTTCAATAAGTCTGTTAGATCAGTCTACGGAAAAAAGGACAAACTCAAAATGAGacattttcattaaaataatattatttttattggtgTGGGCTTGCCTAATGTATGTCAAATAATACATCTTACTAAAAATTTCAAGTATACGATCTTAAAGAAAtgtttgcaatttttttaaaaacaattttttaataatcgcttaaaaaaatcaattttatgtGTTTTTAATCACATATTTCCGTTAgttttttgtttaatttaataaaaatctcaaaGCTAACATATGGTACATGTACATGAACAGCCTATATCTTGCACTTATATTTCATgcgataattttttatttacatAATAAATCCAATTTTTTtggtataaataaataattgtttggaatatatttatttaaaagaaaataaaataaaattcaaaatttcactTTATTAATTAGTGGCGAGCTTCCAACGTACTTAACGGCCATACCATACACTCTCTTCAAAATTCTTCAATGGCTTTCCACATTCTACTCCCTCCCGCACAAACCTGCCTCCACCGCCGCCATGAACAACCTCAATCTCCGCATTGTGCCTCTGACCAACCCCACCTCCCTTATCGGCCATCGCCACCAAGCACCGTGGCGCCGGATTCTAGATCCTAGCGGCGAGATCGTCAATCAATGGAACCACATCTTCCTTTTGACCTCTCTCATTGCGCTTTTCATCGATCCCCTCTTCTTCTACCTGCTTGGATTCACTAACAATTGTCTATCCACGGATTATGCTCTGGGTGGATTCGTTGTCTTCACGCGCTGCATGGTGGATCTATTCTCTGCTCTGCACATTGTGATGAAATTCCGCACAGCTTATATCGCACCAAATTCGAGGGTGTTTGGGAGGGGGGATTTGGTTAGGGATCCATACAAGATTGCTGTTCGTTATTTGACAGGAGATTTCGCTATTGATCTTGCAGCTGCTCTTCCACTCCctcaagtaaattttttttcccaatGTTTTAACTGACTTTTTAATATCATACAACTAATACATGCATTTATTGCTACGTGATAAGATGTCATTTGGATCAAATATTTTTACGTTTTTGAAGGTGTTTTTACTTTTTTGCAACATGCCTTTCGCATAGCAAGGGTGTAAAACTTGGCATAATATTATATCGAAATGGCCGAGTGGATGATTTTTTGGACAAAACCAGAGTCTTGATCTATGGAGGACAAAGGGTATTACAGTGTGTGAAATAAAACTAAAATAGTGTGGCTACAATTGCAAAATCacctttttatttcaaaatcaaatacaacTCTTCTCATCATTTCGTTACCCGGCAGAAGATGGTCTACATCGCTTTTTAGGAGGCGGATCAATAATCTTTCAGAAGAGTTCTTGGCTTCTGTTTTCTAACATGACATTTGTTGTCTGCTCTTTCATTTGACAGCTTGTTGTTTGGGGTGTGATGCCATTAACCCGATCAAAAACCACTGCTCATGTTAATCATGCAGTCTCTTTAGTCATCATCGTTCAGTACCTCCCACGACTTATCGTAATTTTCCCGTTGAATTGGCGGATAATAAAAAACACTGGTGTTGTGGCAAAGACTACCTGGTCAGGAGCGGCTTACAACCTCGTTCTGTACTTGTTAGCAAGTCATGTAACTTCTTGAATAGTTTTGCTTATGTAAGAACTCAGTGGCGAGCCCAAGATCCTAAATGAAGGGCGACTGATGTTCATCCCTACTGGGTACGCCACGAGATTTTATGTTGTTGTAAATGTAACAAATATTCTATTGCTTGTTTGCAGGTAATAGGAGCTGTATGGTACTTGATGTCTGTTGAACGCACTTTTTCATGCTGGAAGCAGCAATGTCGTATGGAAAACATGGATCTCCCGTGTTCAATCAATTatcttgattgtacagatgaaggCCCAGAACGTGATCTTTGGTTGAACTACACCCAGGTCTTCAAGAAGTGTAATGCCAAGAGTAAAGCAGCAGATTTTGATTTTGGAATGTTTGCTGATTCTTTAAATGATCAAGTTGCTTCAGCAGATTTCTTCGACAAATACTTCTACTGTCTTTGGTGGGGTTTGAGAAGTCTAAGGTTTGTCTTTAAATAGTTTAATCCAATTGTTGGTTCTTGTTACATTACGTCACTATATTAACATCCAAGGTCattttatgtcaaaaaaaaaaaaacaaacaaacaaaaaaaccaCCAGTTTTAACCTTTGTACTCAAATTGATCCCAACAAACATTAAAAcacattttcatatttattgTTCCAGCATGTAGACTACAACACTAGCCGACGAGAATTATTAATGGTTTCTAAAACATATCCACCGATCTCGTTTTTAGTAATTTAAGTCTGGAAATCAAATTCATGTCTTTTTGTCTGATAATAGTTCTATAACTGAATGTGTGCTATTATAAGAGAAACCATTTGATTACTGCTTTTGCAGTTCATATGGACAAAATCTGGAATCAAGTACTTATGTGTCTGAAACAATGTTCAGCAGTCTAATATGTCTTCTGGGCTTAGTTCTCTTTTCACTGCTCATAGGAAACATGCAGGTACTAAGTTCCAGTAGTGCATTCCCTTTTGTGTGGCTTCATAGCATCATTTTGATACAATTGTCATTAttctttgataaatatttttatgtatgaAGACCTATCTGCAATCTACAACAGCAAGACTCGAAGAGTGGAGAGTCAAAAGAAGAGATACTGAAGAATGGATGAGGCACAGGCAACTACCTCCTGAACTGCAAGCTAAAGTGCGTCGGTTCGTTCAGTATAATTGGTTGTCCACAAGAGGAGCAAATGAAGAAGTCATTCTACGATCATTACCATTAGACCTAAGACGAGAAATTCAGAAGCATCTTTGTCTTGCCCTTGTTCGTCGTGTGAGTCCATTGcttctcttttagttatacTCCTTTTTTATGTTTGATCATACACCATATCATTTGTGAAACCACTCGATCGGTTCTTGACAATACAATGTCATTGGATCAAATATGCTTGCATTAGTGGACCGTGAAAGAGATTTCTTATTGGTGGAGTAGTTGGGGTTGTGGTGATGGTCTCGGCTTTTGACAATAATTCCATTTTTTTGCTGCTAAAAAGCTGTGTTTCGATAAACCTTATAATTTCTTTCTTGTTAGGTCCCTTTCTTCTCACAAATGGATGAACAACTTTTAGATGCAATATGTGAACACCTAGTTTCATCTCTAAACACGAAAGACACCTACATTGTTCGTGAAGGCGATCCAGTTAAAGAGATGCTTTTCATAATTCGTGGGAAGCTTGAGAGCTCTACCACCAATGGCGGGCGTTCAGGGTTCTTCAATTCCATTACCTTGAAACCGGGGGATTTTTGTGGTGAAGAATTGCTAACCTGGGCTTTACTTCCTGCTTCAAATGCAAACTTTCCAGATTCTACTCGGACAGTCAAATCAATTACTGAAGTAGAAGCCTTCGCACTTCGTGCAGAAGACCTCAGATTCGTAGCAAATCAGTTTAAACGTCTCCACAGCAAGAAGTTACAACATGCATTTAGATTCTATTCTCACCAATGGAGAAGTTGGGGAGCTTGCATAATACAAGCGGCATGGAGAAGGTTTAGGAGAAGGAAACTTGCAGAGGAACTGTCGCAAAACGAAAGCTTGTACTACATACAAACGTCGGATGAAGAAGATGAACAGTTCGATGAAGACGACAAAAGTGTGTCTAACAATATAGACAGCAATGCACAACAACTTGGAGCGACCATATTTGCCTCGAAATTTGCTGCAAACACGAAGAAAGGGACCATTCAAAAAGTTCGCTTTGTCGAACCTGGGGAATCCAGTTTAAGAATGCCAAAGCTTTTTAAACCAGACGAGCCTGATTTCTAAGATGATCATGAAGATAATAGAGTTAGATTTTTTAAGTTCAATGAAGACGACAAAAGTGTGTG from the Primulina eburnea isolate SZY01 chromosome 3, ASM2296580v1, whole genome shotgun sequence genome contains:
- the LOC140825197 gene encoding cyclic nucleotide-gated ion channel 18-like, with amino-acid sequence MNNLNLRIVPLTNPTSLIGHRHQAPWRRILDPSGEIVNQWNHIFLLTSLIALFIDPLFFYLLGFTNNCLSTDYALGGFVVFTRCMVDLFSALHIVMKFRTAYIAPNSRVFGRGDLVRDPYKIAVRYLTGDFAIDLAAALPLPQLVVWGVMPLTRSKTTAHVNHAVSLVIIVQYLPRLIVIFPLNWRIIKNTGVVAKTTWSGAAYNLVLYLLASHVIGAVWYLMSVERTFSCWKQQCRMENMDLPCSINYLDCTDEGPERDLWLNYTQVFKKCNAKSKAADFDFGMFADSLNDQVASADFFDKYFYCLWWGLRSLSSYGQNLESSTYVSETMFSSLICLLGLVLFSLLIGNMQTYLQSTTARLEEWRVKRRDTEEWMRHRQLPPELQAKVRRFVQYNWLSTRGANEEVILRSLPLDLRREIQKHLCLALVRRVPFFSQMDEQLLDAICEHLVSSLNTKDTYIVREGDPVKEMLFIIRGKLESSTTNGGRSGFFNSITLKPGDFCGEELLTWALLPASNANFPDSTRTVKSITEVEAFALRAEDLRFVANQFKRLHSKKLQHAFRFYSHQWRSWGACIIQAAWRRFRRRKLAEELSQNESLYYIQTSDEEDEQFDEDDKSVSNNIDSNAQQLGATIFASKFAANTKKGTIQKVRFVEPGESSLRMPKLFKPDEPDF